The window ACGTAGAATATACGAAAGACGATAATATGTGGGTTAGTAATGGAATATAACTACTTCAATGATCGGTGGTAATTACTACTCAAGAACATTTACTAACATATTGTGAACGTCGTCtcgtcttttttttttttttttgatttggCTTAAATCGACGTTTCGGCTTTAATGCCTAGCTGGTAACAAACACACTATGATGTTTTCCTAATCGGTTCTGTCAACGCAGCTTATGTGATATGAAGTAAGCTGCTTTTCCTTATGGCTGAATTTGTTGAATAGGTGGCGTAtataacttaaaaaaatttttttttttttttttgtttttttcattttcaattgaaaataatgtcACACGCCTCCTTCTCCTTCCTCTGTACCCGATAATTGCCTACAAAAGCATCTTTATACAATAGTCGTATTTACATCAgcattataaataaattttttagctttaatagcaataataatgtataTAAGAAAATTAGGGAAAATTACGCGTTTCATTTTAAGCCCTTAAAATAAACAGACAAAACGAATAGAAACatttctctctctctttcAGTCTCTCTCTTTCAGTCTCTCTCTTTCAGTCTCTCCCTTTCTCTCCCTCGCTCTCTCTCCCTCTTTCTCTCTCCCCCCCCcctcaaaataaaaatagaaaaatcttttgttttttttttctaataacaatgtCACTTCTGTTTTCCCACGGAAAGATCCGTAGCTGTTGGCATTCGGTTTACTAAGTTCCCGTTTTTAACtgcaataaaaaataaaaaattaaaaattctttcccgtattttaaaaattgatttaatatttcaCTTTAACGTTTCTTTACCGATTAATATTGCATCAATCAATCTTCacttaaatatatacaacTTACTAATATATGTTATTACatttcataaaaaaaaaaaaaaaaaaaaaaaaaagaaagaaaaaaggataaaactttaaatcGTTAGtgaatttatatttttattgcaTTAACACTGATAAGTCAAACTTATCATTTCCCCGTTCCCTCCTCTCCCTCATCTCTTCACAAATACCCATacaaacaacaaataaGTGAGGTAGTAGATTCAATTATATTAACCTAGGaaccaattttttaccATCTAGTAATTTTGTAACTAAGTTAAATCCAAATTGTTTCAAATTTACTCATTTATAAACTATCcctattattttatttgataattCAACAACCTTTTGGTACCATAACACCCCCCCCCTCCCagttccttttttttttttttttttttttttgttttgttttgtaacAATGGCACTATTGAAACTATTTCGCTCTTCAGAAAATTTACGATCTACTgctaataaaaagaatgatGGTGTCAATGAAAAACGGAATAATACCAGTGGTGGTCTTATGAGGCGATCTACTACATTTACTAGAAGCAAATCACTTCCTAGATCTAAAagtaatataaataataacactaataataatactaataacacTAATAAGAATACGGCCAAGAACACCACCAAGAACACCAATGATTTCGGAAAATCacaaaataaaccaaaCAACGCCGTTCATAATCATGATAATACTAAAATCAACGCATCAAATTCGAGAAAATATCAAACAAAACCCAATCAAATAAGTTCTAAATCATCAACACCGACACAGCAAGGGGACTCGACCAAGTCTCCAACAGTAAAAAACAATGCTAGAGTAACTGTGTCCAATGGTGCTACAAACTCTGCACCTAGGCAGGATACTTTAAGTAGGATGAACACCTTTACTACtgcaaaaaatattcttctTACGGATATACCTGACGTTCTGGCCACGCCTGCTCACAGTACCAACGGTAGCAATCCCAAAACCgcttatttaaataataaagatagtATTAGCACCAGGAACACCCCCAGAGGACCAAATGCCACGAGTAGCAATTTAAGTACACCGAATAGCATCAATCCACTGAAAAAAATGCCCACCAACTCATCTTCCGCCTTAACAGACCTTACATTTTCGTCCCCTATGGATACTAGCGGCACCGCTACTGCAACGACCACCGCCACCACCACTACTAcaaccaataataacaaacaaaataacGAAAATAACAACGATGGGAATAATGACAATACAATTTCTGATTTGGATACACAAGCGAATGGCAATGCCATACATAGAAGAGAATTTTCCGCAGATATGTGCCCCTTACAATTCAAAATgtcattaaataaattaaataaacattGCACTTCCATGAGTATAGATACTTCGAGAGTATTATCACCATCATTAGCTGGTAATGGCGCACGAGTCCAGGATAATGCTGCTAGCCCTTCCATACAGCACACTTCGCCTACAAGTGATAATAGCAAAAATTTACGGTTTGAGCATATTTCTGAGTCTATGCGTCCATCAATGGATTTTGAACGTATTCCTAgtaaatttgaaaagacAGCTTCAGGTACGAAATTGCATGTTTCAAATTTAGACCCTACCGATAGATCACATACGAATTCCTCCAggaacattaaaaaaatcgaCGCAACTGGCAACtctaatatatatatcagtaaaaataatacaagaAACATTTCTGAAATATATAAGAAACTAGAGGACGAAAAGAAGGCtttgaataaaaactaTTATGGCCCCGGTGGTAATAGCCAAAATACAGGGGTTGAAAATTCCGCTGGAAATACATTATTGCTGAACCAGAATGATGATCTGATTTTATCCGATTTTAATAGAGAGggtatttttaatagtatATTCGAATCGATAGATAGAAATCAGTTTATTCAATATTTAGAAAACCCAAACCAtataaaagttttcaaaaaaaaaaaaatctattcACCTTTATCGAGATTTATATTGGCTCAAGAACTAAAACACGAtaagcaacaacaacaacaacaacaatatcaaatacaccaaagaaaaacatCTTCTGTCGATGATCCAACTAGTTCTATTTCCGAAAATACCATTTGGTGCTTAGAATTTAGCCATGATGGAAAATTTCTCGCTTCTGCTGGAAAAGATAACACGATTAGAGTTTGGAAAGTTATCGCAACACCACTGGAAAGAGTGGAAATGAATAACACTTGTTCCAAAAGAGACTCTTTAATCTCCTCCGGATACTCTTCTGCAAGCCCATCCCGGTCAGCTGGGTATGCAACGGGATCTTCGACAACTagttgtaataataataacagcaacaataatttaaatgtCAATGACGTAAATTTGGTGGATGATATCTTTGGCGAATCTacttataaaaacaacttaGAAGATGATAACCACTATGGGCTCTCTCCAGATGAGGAAGAGTCAAACCTATATGCCCCAGTTTTCCATCCTCAACCTCATAGGATATTCACTGGGCATACTCATGATATTTTATCCTTGGATTGgtccaaaaataattttttgttaactGGCTCAATGGACAAGACCGTTAAGTTATGGCATTGCGATAAAAagacttttttaaaaagttatttgCATCCTGATTTTGTTACTTCCATTAAATTCCATCCCAAGGATGATAGGTTTTTTGTCAGTGGATGCTTGGATCACTACATAAGAATGTTTTCTATATTGGAAGATGAATGTGTTTATGAATTTGATGTTGGGGATTTAATTACCACCATTGAAATCTCGCCCAATAATGGCAAGTATGTTTACGTTGGCACATTTAATGGATATGTTATGGTTTTTTTAACCAGGGGACTCACGCTACTGTTTTGTTTCCACATTCCAAATTCTAAACATAGTAGTGAGAAAATTGAGATTATCAATGATAAATTAATGGCCGGCGCTAATGCTCGCTCTGCGAACCAGACAGTCTTAGTTATCCAGCCAGGACCCAAAATTACAGGGATTCAATGTTTCCAAGAGgaaaatgatttaaaactattagTAACTTCCAATGACTCCAGAATTAGAATTTTCAGTTTGTTGCAAAGGAAATTGTTGGAAGTCTTGAAAGGCTTTGAAAACGACTCTTTACAATTAAAAGCCACGGTTAGGTTGGGCACTCCGAATGATTTAAATTCTCCAACTATCGTGGTTGTTCCCAGTGAAAACCATTGGATATATGCTTGGAAATTGAAATCGTCTGAGCTAGCCAAATTGAATAGACTGAAACCAGGACATTCTCATCTCTCTGAACTAGGTGTTTCTGCCACGTCTTCATACACTCTGAAATTACGATCTTCCTTTCagtttaaaagaaatagcAATGCATTTGTACAAAACACAATGGACCCTGGGCAACAACCAcctcaaagaaaaaaaagttatattaAGAGGTTTCTCGACAAAATCAACCCAATGGCtcacaataatagtaatactaACAATGGTAACAAGAATAAAAACGTCTATTACACCAAAGACCCTGCTACTGCCAGAAGCAGCATGGATAGGTCAAATCTTAGAGTACAAAATTATGATCCAAATACACcggtttttaaaaataatgattataTTGCCTTTCATGCGCATCACCACGCAGTTACTGCTGTGTCAATTGCTCCTAAAGCGGCCCAAAAAGTATTAGCGTTGTCCAATGATTTCATTTATGAATTAACTATGCTATTAAATGATGAGGATGGTGCTTCATCGAAAACTTATAAGAGCAAAGGAAATTCAACGGCAAGCGATGGTAAGACTACAAGTGTTTTACGCGGAGTATTTTCCAGTATTAATGAGGGGATGATTGTGGTTAGTGGTGATTGTAAGGGGAATATAAGGGTGTTTAGAACAGACATATCTGATTTGACCAGAGAAAGATTGTTgtataaattgaaaatctATAATAGCCACCATTCTTTAGCAAGAGCCCCGAGTGTTTACTCGAAAAATAATGCTGTTATCAATAGTGCATCAGGTAATGCTATAAATAACATAGGGAATGTTGGTTTGTCGAGGAACAAGTCATTAAATAACATATGCCATCGTCAAAATTCATTTAGAAACAAGAGAAAAGGTACTAATAGTTCCGCTGAAGATTTACTTGCTAATGTCATACATATAGGTCGTAATGgaagtttaaaaaaagatgcgGAACATTATTACCTGACAGGGCCTGTAGGAGCCACTGGATCttctaaaataaatagaagCAACACTGTTAAAAGTCTACAATCATTGGCTTCATTTAATAACACCATTTCTGATAACCATACGACTAGCTTTGACACCGGTTTTCATGGTAACTCTACTATTAACAATGGTAGTGCCAACAatactttattttcaacttttCTTGGCAACCAAAAAACCATTTCTCAACAGGACTCGGATTATGCTACTGGTCATATCAGTAACATTTCGAACGCACTACCATCTTTGTCGACATCACCGTCGCCGTTATCTGGATCCAAAGCCCAGCATGCTAATGGCACCATTGTGTATTCTGAGCAACCGCAGCATCAGTATGGTAGTACCTCAACTTTGCTAAGAAGCTCTAACGGACACCTGTACGATAATGTTTCAAATATAGGTAGTGGTATTAGCGCAAACACTGCAGTGACAACTATCAGTACTAGTGGTACCGCTGGTGTAAATAACATACTGGATCCGCATCTGAAGTGCAATGTTTGCGGTGGCACAAACTTTAAAGTATTCAAACCCAATTTTAGATCAGAGTCCGCACCTGTGGGATTCTATTGTTCGGACTGTGGCAATCAAATGAATAGATTTAGATAGCCTTTTCATTCATTAACTGAGTTTAgcatttgttttattgttacttcataattccattttttttttcaatttacttatatatattactattatacACGTGTATATTTCCACTTagttttatataatttttaactttcgatgtatatatatatatatatttagcATAGACCTGAAAATGGCACTTTAAAtgattattaattatttttgtgaTGTATAATCCATGTGTCATATttcactattattttttattttattttttgagcGCAGGTTTTTCGTGAAAAGTGACACTTACaacttttttctaaaagcattttttaaaaaaaaaaaaaaaaaaaaaaatactcgaaaaatttttttctctctgaAAGATGAATACGACCGGCGCACTTTACGAAAgtaatcaattttttatttccatttttatttatttttagatctTTGTACTTTTAGTTTGCTTTATTCAACATTACATAATTtgcaaaaacaaaactaaaaaaaaaaaaaaaaaaaataatatacaggaaatatcaaaatcatatataCAAAGTTTGAAACtgaaaacagaaaaaatgCAACCCCCTCCAACAAATTATCCGGTTAAACCAGTTGATACTTATATCAAAAGTACCTCTAATTTACTGGAAGCAAATCCATCACAAACTTTATTAACaatcaaatataatatagTAAACCATCATAAGAAAagcaaagaaaataaaggcGAAACAAGTGATAAGAATACTgtcaatattaaatttaatacaTCAGTGACATTTCAAACTAAGAATCCAGAGCTAGGTTTATTTCATGATTATACTACAAACAAGGTCAAAGAGGTTTCAAGGGTGTTAAGTGCATTGGGTCCTAAGGGGGTCACTATGAAtgttaacaataataaagttttaaaaaagaaagattttCTCTATAGCAACTTGAAAggtaagaataaaaaaaagcaaaaaaaatcttcCACTTCATTAAtaagtaataatagaaagACAACCAAACCTATCCGATATACTACAGCTCATAAGGAATTggtaaatattattggtggTGCCACTTTATTAACTAACACTGAAATAAAAGAACATGTGATTGAGTCaacaaagaaacaaaataacaaagGTCCCAAAAGCGCCGTTGTTCCAGACACTACCATCACTACTGGTCCCTCTTCTAAAAGCAGTAACAgcaataagaaaaaaaagaataggAAAAGCGGTAAGAACAAGAGACgctaattttatttaaataagcatatatatatatatgcataTGTTATTATAGCTTTATAATGTATCTGTACAATAACGCggattattattgaattttataGTTAAATTAAGTTCACcaaaaatttgaataaCTGAATCAGTTATGTCTGAAAATGagaagttttttttttttttttttttttttttttaattattaccatcgttattaattttataaaaaagaaacctAACTATGAACAAGGTACTAAAACCTTCCctaaatagaaaaagaaaacataaagctgtaaataataataataataatcatcattAATGTTTAAAGTAAAATTTTGATGAGCAATTGTAAATATCAgttccttcttcttttggttttctttttcttcttcttctttttattattgttcttatttttaatattatttttattattaataatattattattacttttattactcttgctactattactattactattatcattagaattatcattatcagtattaatattattattattatcatcattagcattattattattattattattattattattattattattattattattattattattatcatcattatcagtattattattatcatcattatcagtattattattatcatcattatcagtattattattattattaccattaccagtactatcattatcagtattattagcattacTATCATTGTCATTATCAGCATCATGGTCAGCAGAAGGAGATGTAGAGTGTTCTAATTCTTCGGGAATGGTTGCCACTTCAGGACTATTAGAGGCACTTTTGGTACTATAACACGAGCCACTTTCTACCCGAATAAGCTGGTTGGAGGTGGTATCTGCTTTTGGTTCCGAGTTTACCAAGGCCAATTTgtgatttttttcctttaaattGCTTATTTGTGAAAATTTACCCACATTCTGACTAGACCGTACTTGAAGATCCCCAAAAAATCCCAACTCCTCATATGGATAATCTGGAGGTAGGTCATCCCCTTTTTGTAACAAAGTGCCTTTCTTTGTGGTTTCAGTGTTATAACTTGGAGGAACGCCGATACTACCAAATGGTAAACCAAATGCATACTTTTTTACATTTGcttcaataaaaacatacCCTATTTGCCCTAAATTAACTTGAAATTCAATTTCATCACTAGCAATGTCCTCCTGGAATGGATCATGCATTTTTTGCAACATTGGTGGGATTTCCTCATCACTGGTATCTGAATTTTTCAAACTAATATTATCAGGGTCCTCCAACAACCCTTCCCTTGTATACGTCCTTGTATAAGCCGCATTCATACATCCAATACTGACAAACATATCAACCTTTAAGTTATGGGTCAAATCCATTAgtttttttccattatgTGTAATGAAAACAGTCCCAGATCTGTACCTATAACCGAATCCAACAACGTCACCCTCTTGCAATTTGGGCAATAACGTGTCCGCATAAAATGGATTGTTTATTCTCAATTTACCAGTACTTTCGTACGCAAtagaatatttattaaaaccTGGTAGCCTAAAGTAAGGATAAGGTGGGGTTACCAAACCGACACTAAacattgaattttttttaggaaACTTGAAAAtcttaatttcaaaataaacagCATCTCTATGATTAAAAGGTAAAGGATAATTCATTATAGTAGATGagcttttattatttttggtgaAAATTAAGTCTAATTTGTCCTGAACAATAAAACTGGGTAAAATGTTCCCATTTTTATCGACATCACTGCAATTTAAACatggtaaaaaataaaaggctTGAATACCCCTTTCTTCTATATTTGTCTTGCtaaaatcatcattataAGTATTAAAATGTTTGACTATAGGCGGGTTTAGTTCTTGAAATTCTTTACCTCTCAAATATGAATCAGATTCAAATGGAGAAAATTTACCCCCCTCAATAAATTCTATTTCCCTATCCTTTAGcgtttcatcatcatcgaATTTCCCAGGaactataaaatttttatctaaAGTAATCATGCGACGTCCTctcaaataatttaatatgcTCAAGCCTCTATTATGGGTGTTTGTATTGCCGCCCACACCAGtactatcattattattattattgttattattaacatcaACCAAAGCATTCAACAAACCCATTTCTTCATCATATTCCTGCTCATCATTGCCAAAGAATGCAACATAAACAActataaacaataaaacaaacatTATAAAGCCCAAGCTAACTGATAATCCAATCAAAAAACTTATACTTAAGTCTTCATCATTCAGATTAGACGGAGGCCCAATATCATAGTAGTCTTGTGTTATAAGGTCATTATTAGCTACTTTACTTTGAGATTCAAAGTAATGATTCGACATTTGATTAgcgttattattttgagtaGTATCATAAACTTTGGAAAGATCCCAGTGTTCTTCTAGTGTCAtgatttattgttttctatttttttctctttttctaacaagttttggaaataaaagtatTGAAATGGTAAAGATTgaaaagatgaaaaaggagagaaaaagagagagaaaaagagagagaaaaagagagagagaaagcaaatagaaaaagagagagagaaagcaaatagaaaaagagggaaaaagcaaatagaaaaagagggaaaaaagcaaatagaaaaaaaaattaaacaaggGGGGGCGAAAGGCGAGATCATTTGTATTACaagaaagtaaaaaaaaaggtaaaaaaaaaaaaaaaacgtttCTTAATGTCATGCcatagtaaaaataataatggtaataacaataattaatCTAATTAAAAGCTAAACTACAAAAAATCTATTACATgaatacaaaaaagaaagaaaacaaCCCACTAAAGTCattgaaatataaatgttCATATATCATGTGtgttattttgatattaaacTATAATAACTATAGATAATGCTTAAATAAGTAAACCATATACAATATCCTacttctcttttcttttcttttcttagTCATCATCCTCactttcttcattttcataatCCTCACATACTTGGCTCCATTCTATATAATAATCCTCTATctgttttttaaatgtcTTCAAAAACAAAGGATCAAATGGGAAGTAGCTTTGtaaatcaattaattgCTGTCTTGCAGCTAATGAAAAGGTATAATTACTACCagcattatttttaccattattaccaCTTACACCATCAGTAACACCAACCATATCCCCAACAATCCCCCTTAGCCTATCagtattattcttttcaataagggtataacaataaacaaTGTTTTCCCTTTGTGTGATTTTAGCTAACATCAGCATTACATTTTCATTACAAAATTTTAACGGGTTGAATTTCgaaattattattctttggAAGAATTTATCTATATCTATCTCCCATTTTTCATCTTGGACatttttaaacattttatgtctaaagcaaaaaatatatgataATGCTTGGAATGCAGCGTAGAAATGTTTAAATCGTTCCATGCCATAGTTACTTTTtgtattactattactattactattactattactattattattattattattattatcattgccCCTATAGTTATTAGTACCGGTTGTTATACCATTGGTACCACTCTTGTCAAACTCAATTTCAGCTTCTCTTTCTAATAAATACCTATTCAACCAAGACGTTAAATAAGAAGAGATAAATAGAACTTGTTGTTTAGTCAAATTTTTAGCTCTAGCAATAAAGGATCCTACATATTGTAGcgctttaattttattttctattgttTCGGAATTAGAAAATGATATATCCATTAATGTAACTAAAAAGGAGTCCATTAACTCTGGCTGTTGTTGAGAGGCAAAAAAGATTAAGTATTGTACAGATCTAGTAAAATATGTCGGTAAAATATGCGATTTAAATAGTGAAGTTAAGGTGTTGAAAACATTGATACCATCTCCATTTTCAAGATTTTCTTCATTTAAGTATGCCGataattttgttgttatcaATGATAACAAGGAGTCCAATTTTGCAGATAAGAGTTTAATACTTTGTGTAACTTCAACTTGATATTGTTCTTCGCCTTCAAAAAAgtcttcctcttcttcaacATCACTAGCTTCATATCCATCTAAACTAATATCAGTgattttatcaatatctTGATCACCAGCGTTACCAGtaccatcatcatcatcgtcatcatcatcatcatcatcatcatcgtcgtcgtcgtcatcatcatcatcatcatcatcgtcatcatcagcattattattatttaccCCCTCTAATTCCTCATTTAATTCCTCTTCTAATTCGTTTTCTACATCCTCATCTAGCTCATCCAACTCATTTTGTAATTCGACATCAatagaaattaatttttctataaGCAAGGACCAAATTTGAAATCTTAACTCAGGACAATATTCACTTAATTTTAAAGCGTTATTAGTGTAATTAAACAATTTCTTGGTAGAATCGTTTTTATTAGGAAAATATTTGGCGACAGCAGAGTCAATAAACTGAGTTGAAGAGGGAATAGctctaataaaatattttaatagttCATGATGATATTTCGCCTCATTTAATGAAGAAATGTTAGATAGATTATATATCAGCATGGAAGAAACATCATACCACCATTTTGGCAAGCTTGAAcataaaattttcaaaaaagtGATATAACTGTGAATACAAGCTATGCTATTTAATTTCCACCAGTTGtccaattttataatattttctattaaCAGATTGCAATTTTTATGTTGTTCAAGTTTAATGATGTTATTTGATAGGATATTTAATAACGTTTGAAAGTTTTGTTCGGTTATTCTATTAGTAGTGTCATTTATACTTGTAGAATTATTAGCAGTGTTTATACCCAACGAAAGTTGATCTGCTAATGCATCTAGCTGTGTAgaatcattttttgtttccaaATCAGTCAAAGCTTTTATAACAAAAGTACCGTATAAGGAAGAAAAGTCGGTATTattgccattattattactattgttgttgttgttggtagTTCCATTTCTATGAATatcagtattttttttttcagtgttagatttattataaCCGTcttctaaaataaaacctaATGTTTTTGCTCTCTTAGTGGTGTTGTTAGTGTTGGTATGATCAGGATGATCAGGATTGGGCCTTTTGGTTGTTTTAATCATTAATAGAAggataatttatatttcgTTTGTTGGTATTGCCGAATATGtcgttattttttcttatagAAGGGAAATAGAAAAGATTCAAGACAGAATTATCagtaaaaaagaagagaagaaataaaatgaaaggaaaaagacaAGAGTGGGAATAGGAATAAAGACAGATAAGAAAGTTATTATAAAAGtataagaaataaatctaaaacGAGAAGAGGTGACACCCCTCgctctttttatttatctaattatattttttttaattgtcttttcttttttttttttttctcgttaaaaattaaaaaaagaaaatattgaaaatactacgtatgtttttattactggATGTGGTAACTTTAAATGCTCACTACGTAAACTTGCCtgatttaaaagaaaagaaaagaaaagaaaataaaataaaagtcaacaaaaaaacaaaaaaacaaacaaaaaaaaaaaaaaaaaaaaagaaacgatcCACAATTACTTCAATTGCTATGTACTCAAACTTGGCactttaaaacaaattataacGCTATATACTAtctgaaagaaaaaaaccatAATTATTCTTTCTAATTTGATTTGTTCATCTTAAAAAGAAGGTACATGAAaaccaaaaagaaatacATAAAACAAGATAACAATCCACCTATACCAAGCAATCATATTAAAGCAATGTTCATAAGTATGCGATCCTAAATACGCATACACATGTATTGTtcaattaatgaaaaaagagcaaaaaagagagagagtTAGAGCTCAAAGAATTTTGTACGTACTATAATAgtgtatgtatataatatatgtatatattagatgcaacattttcatttccCTGCATAGGTCCATCCACCAAATTCCTCTTGTATACTCTGCGTTAGTTCTATACTATTTTCAACCAGACTATCAACGGGCTTCTGCATAGTAAATTCAGAATCAAAATTTAACAGACCCGTACTATTATCATCAGTGCCACAGTTTGGAACAAATGGTGGTATATATTTTCGTTTAATTAACAAGTCCCAATCTATATTCTTGAAAAAAGCATGTGATTTAATATCTTGTGCTCCATTCTTGCATCCTAACCGCTCCAGTGGGTTTCtattcaataatttaatgATCAAATCTTTAGCAtcttcattaatttttatattgcGTGTACTGATTGGATCTTCAAATTTTAACGGATCATTCAATATTCTTTTATACATTATAGAAACGTTTTCATCGTGATACGGTGATTGCCCAATTAACATTTCATATAAAACCACACCCAAGGTCCACCAATCAACTATCTTGGTATAACTTTCCCTTAAAATCAACTCAGGTGCCAAATATTCGCTAGTACCACAAAAAGTATTAGTTTTTGAATCATCCTTCATATTTAGCTTACATAAACCAAAATCACATAGTGCAATGTGACCTTGATGATCCAATAACACGTTTTCTGGCTTTAAATCTCTATAGATAACATCCATCTTATGCAAACCTTCAATGGCACACAACAATTCAGCAATATAGAATCTCGATCTAGCAGTACTGAATCTACCACACTTGCTCAAATGGTAAAATAATTCACCACCAG is drawn from Saccharomycodes ludwigii strain NBRC 1722 chromosome V, whole genome shotgun sequence and contains these coding sequences:
- the SRP21 gene encoding signal recognition particle subunit SRP21 (similar to Saccharomyces cerevisiae YKL122C | SRP21 | Signal Recognition Particle); amino-acid sequence: MQPPPTNYPVKPVDTYIKSTSNLLEANPSQTLLTIKYNIVNHHKKSKENKGETSDKNTVNIKFNTSVTFQTKNPELGLFHDYTTNKVKEVSRVLSALGPKGVTMNVNNNKVLKKKDFLYSNLKGKNKKKQKKSSTSLISNNRKTTKPIRYTTAHKELVNIIGGATLLTNTEIKEHVIESTKKQNNKGPKSAVVPDTTITTGPSSKSSNSNKKKKNRKSGKNKRR
- the LAF1 gene encoding Laf1p (similar to Saccharomyces cerevisiae YMR102C | protein of unknown function (paralog of YKL121W | DGR2)) codes for the protein MALLKLFRSSENLRSTANKKNDGVNEKRNNTSGGLMRRSTTFTRSKSLPRSKSNINNNTNNNTNNTNKNTAKNTTKNTNDFGKSQNKPNNAVHNHDNTKINASNSRKYQTKPNQISSKSSTPTQQGDSTKSPTVKNNARVTVSNGATNSAPRQDTLSRMNTFTTAKNILLTDIPDVLATPAHSTNGSNPKTAYLNNKDSISTRNTPRGPNATSSNLSTPNSINPLKKMPTNSSSALTDLTFSSPMDTSGTATATTTATTTTTTNNNKQNNENNNDGNNDNTISDLDTQANGNAIHRREFSADMCPLQFKMSLNKLNKHCTSMSIDTSRVLSPSLAGNGARVQDNAASPSIQHTSPTSDNSKNLRFEHISESMRPSMDFERIPSKFEKTASGTKLHVSNLDPTDRSHTNSSRNIKKIDATGNSNIYISKNNTRNISEIYKKLEDEKKALNKNYYGPGGNSQNTGVENSAGNTLLLNQNDDLILSDFNREGIFNSIFESIDRNQFIQYLENPNHIKVFKKKKIYSPLSRFILAQELKHDKQQQQQQQYQIHQRKTSSVDDPTSSISENTIWCLEFSHDGKFLASAGKDNTIRVWKVIATPLERVEMNNTCSKRDSLISSGYSSASPSRSAGYATGSSTTSCNNNNSNNNLNVNDVNLVDDIFGESTYKNNLEDDNHYGLSPDEEESNLYAPVFHPQPHRIFTGHTHDILSLDWSKNNFLLTGSMDKTVKLWHCDKKTFLKSYLHPDFVTSIKFHPKDDRFFVSGCLDHYIRMFSILEDECVYEFDVGDLITTIEISPNNGKYVYVGTFNGYVMVFLTRGLTLLFCFHIPNSKHSSEKIEIINDKLMAGANARSANQTVLVIQPGPKITGIQCFQEENDLKLLVTSNDSRIRIFSLLQRKLLEVLKGFENDSLQLKATVRLGTPNDLNSPTIVVVPSENHWIYAWKLKSSELAKLNRLKPGHSHLSELGVSATSSYTLKLRSSFQFKRNSNAFVQNTMDPGQQPPQRKKSYIKRFLDKINPMAHNNSNTNNGNKNKNVYYTKDPATARSSMDRSNLRVQNYDPNTPVFKNNDYIAFHAHHHAVTAVSIAPKAAQKVLALSNDFIYELTMLLNDEDGASSKTYKSKGNSTASDGKTTSVLRGVFSSINEGMIVVSGDCKGNIRVFRTDISDLTRERLLYKLKIYNSHHSLARAPSVYSKNNAVINSASGNAINNIGNVGLSRNKSLNNICHRQNSFRNKRKGTNSSAEDLLANVIHIGRNGSLKKDAEHYYLTGPVGATGSSKINRSNTVKSLQSLASFNNTISDNHTTSFDTGFHGNSTINNGSANNTLFSTFLGNQKTISQQDSDYATGHISNISNALPSLSTSPSPLSGSKAQHANGTIVYSEQPQHQYGSTSTLLRSSNGHLYDNVSNIGSGISANTAVTTISTSGTAGVNNILDPHLKCNVCGGTNFKVFKPNFRSESAPVGFYCSDCGNQMNRFR